A single window of Entomoplasma ellychniae DNA harbors:
- a CDS encoding DUF951 family protein yields MHKDLEIGDYVILKKSHPSKTKKWKLIKIGANYKFQSFELYNLFIELDRPTMDKTIKYIEKKEN; encoded by the coding sequence ATGCATAAGGATTTAGAAATTGGTGACTATGTCATTTTAAAAAAATCTCACCCAAGTAAAACAAAAAAGTGAAAGTTAATTAAAATTGGAGCCAATTATAAATTTCAAAGCTTTGAATTATATAATCTTTTTATAGAGTTGGATAGGCCAACTATGGATAAAACAATTAAATATATAGAAAAGAAGGAGAATTAA
- a CDS encoding type IA DNA topoisomerase — translation MSNILVLLESPSKIDKIKHFLEDNFPENNYEVMASGGHINRISDSGPWALGIDFETVTPKFTVDKLKKKNVAEIVKAGKNADEIILASDPDREGEAIAWHLSNLFIKDKKVIKRATFNEITEAAVVKAFREMRDIDQNLVNAQLSRQMLDKIIGYLVSNSLQKGTGLLSAGRVQTPALNILVQRDKIIKAFKEIIYKKIFVIDSKRNINLTLHRDDNNLIVNTEKTYFVSEEQANNILKNLSSTFKCESYKSKPFEVRSFKPFSTASLLQDGFSKLRMSAAQITVASQKLYEAGLITYIRTDSNKFSTEFTAEAKDFINKNFKNGLFKDAVPVKTQANAQEAHEAIRPTNLDQRPDNIETIVDDKNAARLYNLIWWNTIKSLMKGPSGYYHNWTFWNNGYEFKQSWKETLDQGYNGLKANDTDENIELDENGDEIQEIDIDKPAFEMNADFSIDISKDLIIMEEAKTSPPRMFNQASLIKELKELGIGRPSTYSPTLTKLKEREYAIPHRGKPFEVTEKGYEAERFLYDKYLEFFNLNYTANMEEKLDEIAEGKFDYKHWLSELYKELSESVKQVIQNSKTSDIPCPRCGEGSLVFIKSKFNRGRGCSNFTITKCGYREYEQPDGTWKEYVSVVKEDSVEKKEFKNSKKRNNVKAKK, via the coding sequence ATGTCAAATATATTAGTCTTATTAGAATCACCATCAAAAATAGATAAAATAAAGCATTTTTTAGAAGATAACTTTCCTGAAAATAATTATGAAGTCATGGCTAGTGGGGGGCACATCAACAGAATATCTGATTCTGGGCCTTGAGCACTTGGTATTGACTTTGAAACAGTAACTCCAAAATTTACTGTTGACAAATTAAAAAAGAAAAACGTTGCTGAAATTGTTAAGGCTGGTAAAAATGCAGACGAAATAATATTGGCTTCTGATCCTGATAGAGAAGGTGAAGCAATTGCATGACATCTTTCTAACTTATTTATCAAAGATAAAAAAGTAATTAAAAGAGCAACATTTAATGAAATCACCGAAGCAGCTGTTGTTAAAGCATTCCGTGAAATGAGAGATATTGATCAAAATTTAGTTAACGCACAACTTTCAAGACAAATGTTGGACAAAATTATTGGGTATTTGGTTTCTAATTCCTTACAAAAAGGCACTGGATTATTAAGCGCTGGTCGCGTTCAAACTCCTGCACTTAATATTTTAGTTCAAAGAGATAAAATTATTAAAGCTTTTAAAGAAATAATTTATAAAAAAATATTTGTTATTGATTCAAAAAGAAATATTAATTTAACCTTACACCGAGATGATAACAACTTAATTGTCAATACAGAAAAAACTTATTTTGTTTCTGAAGAACAAGCCAACAACATTTTAAAAAATTTAAGCTCAACATTTAAATGCGAGTCATATAAATCAAAACCTTTTGAAGTTAGAAGTTTTAAACCTTTTTCAACAGCTAGTTTACTTCAAGATGGATTTAGTAAGTTAAGAATGAGTGCTGCTCAAATCACTGTTGCTTCACAAAAACTATATGAAGCAGGTCTTATAACTTATATAAGAACTGACTCAAATAAATTTTCAACAGAATTTACTGCTGAAGCAAAAGACTTTATTAATAAAAATTTTAAAAATGGCTTATTTAAAGATGCAGTTCCAGTTAAAACACAAGCAAATGCACAAGAAGCTCATGAGGCAATAAGACCAACAAATTTAGATCAAAGACCCGATAACATCGAGACAATAGTTGATGATAAGAATGCAGCAAGACTTTACAACTTAATTTGGTGAAATACCATCAAATCATTAATGAAAGGACCAAGTGGTTATTATCATAATTGAACTTTTTGAAATAATGGGTATGAATTTAAACAATCTTGAAAAGAAACTTTAGATCAAGGTTATAATGGTTTAAAAGCTAACGATACTGATGAAAATATTGAATTAGACGAAAATGGTGATGAAATCCAAGAAATTGATATTGATAAACCTGCTTTTGAAATGAATGCAGACTTTTCAATAGACATATCAAAAGACTTAATAATTATGGAAGAAGCTAAAACTTCTCCTCCCAGAATGTTTAATCAAGCAAGTTTAATAAAAGAACTTAAAGAACTTGGAATTGGAAGACCTTCAACATATTCTCCAACTTTAACAAAGTTAAAAGAAAGAGAATATGCCATACCACATAGAGGAAAACCATTTGAAGTTACCGAAAAAGGATATGAAGCTGAAAGATTTTTATATGATAAATACTTAGAATTTTTTAACTTAAATTATACTGCTAATATGGAAGAAAAACTTGATGAAATTGCTGAAGGAAAATTCGATTATAAACATTGATTAAGTGAATTATATAAAGAATTATCAGAATCAGTAAAACAAGTTATTCAAAATTCTAAAACAAGTGATATACCTTGCCCAAGATGTGGTGAAGGCAGTCTTGTGTTTATTAAATCTAAATTTAATAGGGGTCGTGGGTGCTCAAATTTTACTATAACTAAGTGTGGTTATAGAGAATACGAGCAACCAGATGGAACTTGAAAAGAATATGTTTCTGTTGTAAAAGAAGATAGCGTTGAAAAAAAGGAATTTAAAAATTCAAAAAAACGCAATAATGTTAAAGCAAAAAAATAA
- the gltX gene encoding glutamate--tRNA ligase, which yields MTEKIRLRYAPSPTGYLHIGNTRTALMNYLFAKHFNGDFIVRIEDTDLERNVEGAIESQFANLEWLGIDIDESFFKPGNESYGKYKQSEKFKRYEDFANKLVTQKKAYFCFCTLEELEQDYKQQEAKGIVATKYSGKCKLLLQEEIDKKISNNQEYSIRFAVIDDQIHFEDFVKGNISFDSSQLGDFVILKSNKIATYNFAVVVDDHDMDITHVLRGEEHISNTPRQILIYKAFDWKMPVFGHMSLIIDSSGKKLSKRSGNALFFIEQYKKQGYLPEAMLNYISLLGWSPSGEKEIFSKDELIKIFDDKRFSKSPSTFDMTKMKWINSQYMKKMSDEKYLDFVFNFINKEIYGIESKSKDWTNKMLLLFKNEIEFGEQINDHLDLFFVDKQISLELKSKFNEILNAPLVLNAFEQGLVNIKEWTIEEIKELIKVVSNITQTKGKELFMSARIGCTASEHGPSLADVIYLLGKEKVLDNIKKVK from the coding sequence ATGACTGAAAAAATTAGATTGAGATATGCTCCATCACCTACAGGTTACTTACATATAGGCAATACAAGAACAGCTTTAATGAATTACTTATTTGCTAAACATTTTAATGGTGACTTTATAGTTCGAATTGAAGACACAGATCTTGAAAGAAATGTTGAAGGTGCTATTGAATCACAATTTGCAAACTTAGAATGATTAGGAATTGATATAGATGAATCATTTTTTAAACCAGGTAATGAATCATATGGAAAATATAAACAATCTGAAAAATTTAAAAGATATGAAGATTTTGCAAATAAACTTGTAACTCAAAAAAAAGCATACTTTTGTTTTTGTACTCTTGAAGAATTAGAACAAGATTATAAACAACAAGAAGCAAAAGGAATAGTTGCTACAAAATATTCTGGAAAATGCAAGTTACTTTTACAAGAAGAAATTGATAAAAAGATTTCTAACAATCAAGAATATTCAATAAGATTTGCTGTCATTGACGATCAGATTCATTTCGAAGACTTTGTTAAAGGGAATATTAGTTTTGATTCAAGTCAACTAGGAGATTTTGTGATTTTAAAATCCAACAAAATAGCTACATATAATTTCGCTGTAGTGGTTGATGATCATGATATGGATATAACACACGTATTAAGAGGTGAAGAACATATTTCCAATACACCAAGACAAATACTTATTTATAAAGCTTTTGATTGAAAAATGCCTGTATTTGGTCACATGTCATTAATAATTGATAGCTCAGGTAAAAAGTTATCAAAAAGAAGTGGTAATGCTTTATTTTTCATTGAACAGTATAAAAAACAAGGTTATTTACCAGAAGCTATGCTTAATTACATTTCATTATTAGGATGATCACCAAGTGGAGAAAAAGAAATTTTTAGTAAAGATGAACTAATAAAAATATTTGATGATAAAAGATTTAGTAAATCACCTTCAACTTTTGATATGACAAAAATGAAATGAATCAATTCTCAGTATATGAAAAAAATGAGTGATGAAAAATATTTAGATTTTGTTTTTAATTTTATAAATAAAGAAATATATGGTATTGAAAGCAAAAGCAAAGATTGAACAAATAAAATGTTGTTATTGTTTAAAAATGAAATAGAATTTGGAGAACAAATTAACGACCATTTAGATTTATTTTTTGTTGATAAGCAAATTTCATTAGAACTAAAATCAAAATTTAATGAAATATTAAATGCACCATTAGTACTTAATGCTTTTGAACAAGGATTAGTAAATATAAAAGAATGAACAATTGAGGAAATTAAAGAGCTTATTAAAGTAGTTTCTAATATTACTCAAACAAAAGGCAAAGAATTGTTTATGTCAGCTAGAATTGGATGTACAGCATCAGAGCATGGCCCAAGTCTTGCTGATGTGATATATTTATTAGGAAAAGAAAAAGTTTTAGATAATATTAAAAAAGTAAAGTAG
- the ychF gene encoding redox-regulated ATPase YchF, whose translation MSLKVGIVGLPNVGKSTLFNAITNSRVEAANYPFATIEPNVGVVEVPDLRLENIYKIFSSKKKISTTIEFVDIAGLIAGASKGEGLGNAFLANIRETDAICEVVRCFDNKDITHVEGNVDPIRDIEIINLELMLSDEASIKKRIERITPKVRGGDKVLNAELELLTKAEACLQNNKLLNTLELNEEERKIFSHFQFLTAKTFIYLCNVNDNELSFDNEYVLKVKEFAKQTNSSVVKICAKIEEDLSDASEEEKKEFLSDLGVEFSGLEQLIKAAYDALGLQTYFTAGPQEARSWQFKRGWTAPQCARVIHTDFEKGFIKADIYNVEDLMVCGDEKKVKESGKMRLEGKSYIMQDGDVCFFKFNV comes from the coding sequence ATGAGTTTAAAAGTTGGTATAGTAGGTTTACCAAATGTAGGTAAATCAACATTATTTAATGCAATCACAAATTCAAGAGTTGAAGCAGCTAATTATCCTTTTGCAACAATTGAACCAAATGTAGGTGTTGTTGAAGTGCCTGATTTAAGACTTGAAAACATTTATAAAATATTTTCATCAAAGAAAAAAATATCAACAACCATTGAATTTGTTGATATAGCTGGTTTAATTGCTGGGGCTTCTAAAGGAGAAGGTTTAGGAAATGCATTTCTAGCAAACATTAGAGAAACTGATGCGATTTGTGAAGTAGTTAGATGTTTTGATAATAAGGATATTACTCATGTTGAAGGAAATGTTGACCCAATTAGAGATATTGAAATTATTAATTTAGAATTAATGCTTTCTGATGAAGCTTCTATTAAAAAAAGAATTGAAAGAATTACACCCAAAGTAAGGGGTGGAGATAAAGTTTTAAATGCTGAATTGGAATTATTAACAAAAGCTGAAGCTTGTCTTCAAAATAATAAACTTTTAAATACATTAGAACTTAACGAAGAAGAAAGAAAAATATTTTCACATTTTCAGTTTTTGACAGCAAAAACTTTTATATATTTATGTAATGTAAATGATAATGAGTTGTCATTTGATAATGAGTATGTTCTTAAAGTGAAAGAATTTGCAAAACAAACTAATTCGTCAGTTGTTAAAATTTGTGCGAAGATTGAAGAAGATCTTTCAGATGCATCTGAAGAAGAAAAAAAAGAATTCCTATCTGATTTAGGTGTTGAGTTCTCAGGTTTAGAACAACTTATTAAAGCAGCATATGATGCTCTTGGTTTGCAAACTTATTTTACAGCCGGACCTCAAGAAGCAAGAAGTTGGCAATTTAAAAGAGGGTGAACAGCACCTCAATGTGCCCGGGTAATTCATACAGATTTCGAAAAAGGTTTTATTAAAGCTGACATATACAATGTTGAAGATTTAATGGTATGTGGAGATGAAAAAAAAGTCAAAGAATCTGGAAAAATGCGATTAGAAGGAAAAAGTTATATCATGCAAGATGGTGATGTATGCTTCTTTAAATTTAATGTCTAA
- a CDS encoding SprT family zinc-dependent metalloprotease — protein sequence MYASLNLMSNYKTFKNLLYQGHDIKYTLSYKDQKHIILKVVAGEIKVSAPHFAELWEIERILYKNITKILSVQSNHIVTSVYDLNASQPWIKIMGEKYQIEINEEITRAKIVDKTIKIKNYYDQEIQIKKIYSLIAKEFKNWFISRTIDWSVKMNIPFKNVSVKLMKAKWGYCLPKESKISYNTKLLHFDDEHISYVIIHELAHILHANHSKEFWNFVEQYSPKYREIRKTLNSTGV from the coding sequence ATGTATGCTTCTTTAAATTTAATGTCTAATTACAAAACCTTTAAAAATCTTTTATATCAAGGACATGATATAAAATATACATTGAGTTACAAAGACCAAAAACACATTATTTTAAAAGTTGTTGCTGGTGAAATAAAAGTTAGTGCGCCCCACTTTGCTGAATTATGAGAAATAGAAAGAATACTTTATAAAAATATTACAAAAATATTGTCTGTTCAAAGTAACCACATTGTTACTTCTGTTTATGATTTAAATGCGTCGCAGCCATGGATTAAAATCATGGGAGAAAAATATCAAATTGAAATAAATGAAGAAATTACTAGAGCAAAAATAGTTGATAAAACAATTAAAATTAAAAATTATTATGACCAAGAAATTCAAATTAAAAAAATTTATAGCTTGATAGCAAAAGAATTTAAAAACTGATTTATAAGTAGAACAATAGATTGAAGTGTTAAAATGAATATCCCATTTAAAAACGTATCTGTTAAACTTATGAAAGCTAAGTGAGGTTATTGTTTACCAAAAGAATCAAAAATTTCTTATAATACAAAGTTACTACATTTTGATGATGAACATATAAGTTATGTAATTATTCATGAACTTGCACATATTCTTCACGCAAATCACTCAAAAGAGTTTTGAAACTTTGTAGAACAATATTCACCTAAATATCGTGAGATTCGAAAAACATTAAATTCTACTGGTGTTTAA
- a CDS encoding uracil-xanthine permease family protein, producing METILDKDKVALALDVHEKPRSKLQWTILSLQHVFAMFGSNVLVPMIINSTICPSGNFHLMNPSMALFASGLGTLIYIALTKAKVPVYLGSSFAYMIAVGTSYKNYGNSVFFAIMFVGLIYILFGITIYFLGSGFVKKIFPPIVVGPLIVIIGLSAAPASLVNSGITGKDWSEVGNVNYPQWIAFLIAFITFIAIVIITIKAKGISKIIPVIIGIAVGFLTAIIIHICKPSWGLIDTSKITDVSKWEWYPSFQPFWKDITVKKIGLSIIAIAPLAIVGMSEHIGDHISIGMITNKDFVKDPGLHRTLIADGVSIIVDGFIGGPPNTTYGENTAVVGITRIASVWVTGFAAVIAMILAFIAPVNQTISMIPAPVMGGIGMVMFGFISINGIRILATSDVDFLNMKNIFVTSTILVLGIVLSIIGDSIFGLPGIGIAAFAGILLNLLLPEKMHQGMLYFSIFNRKKSKKSK from the coding sequence ATGGAAACTATTTTAGATAAAGATAAAGTTGCTTTAGCACTTGATGTTCATGAAAAACCAAGATCAAAATTGCAATGAACAATTTTGTCATTACAACACGTATTTGCTATGTTTGGTTCAAATGTATTAGTTCCTATGATAATAAATAGTACAATTTGTCCTTCGGGCAATTTTCACTTAATGAATCCATCAATGGCTTTGTTTGCATCAGGGTTAGGTACTTTAATATATATAGCTTTAACAAAAGCAAAAGTACCAGTTTACTTAGGTAGTTCTTTTGCTTATATGATTGCTGTTGGTACATCATATAAAAATTATGGTAACTCAGTATTTTTTGCTATAATGTTTGTCGGTTTAATATATATATTATTCGGCATAACAATTTATTTCTTAGGAAGTGGATTTGTTAAAAAAATATTCCCCCCAATTGTTGTTGGACCACTAATTGTAATAATAGGATTGAGTGCAGCTCCAGCATCACTAGTGAATTCAGGAATTACTGGTAAAGATTGATCTGAGGTTGGAAATGTTAATTATCCTCAATGAATTGCGTTTTTAATAGCTTTTATAACGTTTATAGCTATTGTTATAATAACAATTAAAGCAAAAGGGATATCAAAAATAATTCCAGTAATAATCGGTATTGCTGTAGGTTTTTTGACAGCTATCATTATTCACATTTGTAAACCAAGTTGAGGTCTAATAGACACATCCAAAATAACTGATGTTTCAAAATGAGAATGATACCCTTCATTTCAACCATTTTGAAAAGATATTACAGTTAAAAAAATAGGTCTTTCTATTATAGCAATTGCACCATTAGCTATTGTTGGTATGTCTGAACACATTGGTGACCATATAAGCATTGGAATGATAACAAATAAAGATTTTGTTAAAGATCCTGGTTTGCACCGCACACTTATAGCTGATGGAGTTTCAATCATTGTTGACGGATTTATTGGTGGACCACCCAATACAACTTATGGAGAAAACACAGCGGTTGTAGGTATAACAAGAATTGCATCAGTTTGAGTTACTGGATTTGCAGCTGTTATAGCAATGATTTTAGCATTTATAGCACCGGTCAATCAAACAATATCAATGATTCCAGCACCTGTGATGGGGGGTATTGGAATGGTTATGTTTGGATTTATAAGTATAAATGGAATTAGAATACTAGCAACAAGTGATGTAGATTTTTTGAATATGAAAAACATTTTTGTAACTTCAACTATTCTTGTTCTTGGAATAGTACTAAGTATTATTGGAGATTCTATATTTGGTTTGCCTGGGATTGGCATTGCTGCATTTGCTGGAATATTATTAAATTTACTATTACCAGAAAAAATGCATCAAGGCATGCTTTATTTTTCAATCTTTAATAGAAAAAAATCAAAAAAAAGTAAATAA